One Streptobacillus ratti genomic window carries:
- a CDS encoding phage tail assembly protein yields MIIKLSREYNFSGRTFNEFELDFDILTGKDMIALEKEYKLRNKGSIIKELEDGWALTVAARLIDVKYGDLLNLNANDYLRLINTVKAFLNKTLEVTEEKESMEETEE; encoded by the coding sequence ATGATAATAAAATTAAGTAGAGAATATAATTTTTCAGGAAGAACATTTAATGAATTTGAGTTAGATTTTGATATTTTAACTGGAAAGGATATGATAGCCTTAGAAAAAGAATATAAATTAAGAAATAAAGGTTCTATAATAAAAGAATTGGAAGATGGATGGGCATTAACAGTTGCTGCAAGACTTATAGATGTAAAATATGGAGATTTATTAAATTTAAATGCTAATGATTATTTAAGATTAATAAATACTGTTAAGGCTTTTTTGAACAAAACATTGGAGGTTACAGAGGAGAAAGAGAGTATGGAGGAAACGGAAGAATAA
- a CDS encoding phage major tail tube protein, with protein sequence MATTNNIPVALNKVEIYINGSNSLAGIGEVELPNIELATVTTEQIGLTSEYDAVLDGHYKKLEAKIKMDTVDNTLITFNNDKPILLECKGVIQVMNKQTHGFDLLGVDVTMKGLIKKFDGLKLKNGSKLETSFDLSVSYYELVIEGNQIVQTDVFNNISNINGHNNSKVLALLGII encoded by the coding sequence ATGGCAACAACAAATAATATACCTGTGGCGTTAAATAAAGTTGAAATATATATAAATGGTTCTAATAGTTTAGCTGGTATAGGTGAAGTAGAATTACCTAACATAGAACTTGCAACTGTAACTACAGAACAGATAGGTTTAACTTCTGAATATGATGCAGTTTTGGATGGACATTATAAGAAATTAGAAGCTAAAATAAAAATGGACACAGTAGATAATACATTAATTACATTTAATAACGATAAGCCTATTTTATTGGAATGTAAGGGTGTAATTCAAGTTATGAATAAACAAACTCATGGTTTTGATTTATTAGGTGTAGATGTTACTATGAAAGGATTAATTAAAAAATTTGATGGTTTAAAACTAAAAAATGGTTCTAAATTAGAAACATCATTTGATTTATCTGTTTCATATTATGAATTAGTAATAGAAGGAAATCAAATAGTTCAAACAGATGTTTTTAATAACATATCAAATATAAATGGGCATAATAATAGTAAAGTGTTAGCTTTACTAGGAATAATATAA
- a CDS encoding phage tail sheath protein, which produces MAYKHGTYQSEVKSDINLPVEMAYGYFIVGNAPMNKVKQDKRTSNKILRISSYKEAIEMFGDTNDLDFSISQAIKIFFELYSVSPLYVVNLVDVDKHKKTGTKITGLKVEDGKVLIKNHKIIPETVIVKNNTNSVEIVDKVLNWTEEGLEVYVTPTNDSTIDIEYNEIDLSKITKSEAIGGYDTTTMQRKGLELLDEVFLSYSELPAFIDVPDFSHEGDVAAVMATKAKNMNGGMFETVALINAPLDKKYDELLKWKDDSNILDNDQIILYGKLTLAGNYYNHSTHYAALSLLVDKENDGVPCQTPSNYMYKCDGMVWKGKEGYENLRLDKENQANFLNKNGIVTAINFKGWRCWGSETAKNPLATDPKDKFVYTRRMFKYIGNELVITYFDTVDKKFTRKLAETVTKSINIRLNSFVPNKLLEAKAEISKEDNGLINTINGDITWIIKLGIIPSLKSMTFKKKYDVDVLTNFAKGISK; this is translated from the coding sequence ATGGCATATAAACACGGGACCTATCAAAGTGAAGTAAAATCAGATATTAATTTGCCTGTTGAAATGGCATACGGTTATTTTATTGTTGGTAATGCACCTATGAATAAAGTAAAACAGGATAAAAGAACTTCTAATAAAATTTTAAGAATATCAAGTTATAAAGAGGCTATAGAGATGTTTGGAGATACTAATGATTTAGATTTTAGTATTTCACAAGCAATAAAAATATTTTTTGAATTATATTCAGTATCACCATTATATGTAGTAAATTTAGTTGATGTAGATAAACATAAAAAGACGGGTACTAAAATTACTGGTTTGAAAGTAGAAGATGGTAAAGTATTAATAAAAAATCATAAAATAATACCAGAAACAGTTATTGTTAAAAATAATACAAATAGTGTTGAAATTGTAGATAAAGTATTGAATTGGACAGAAGAAGGGTTAGAGGTATATGTAACGCCTACGAATGATTCTACTATAGATATTGAATACAATGAAATAGATTTATCAAAAATAACGAAAAGTGAAGCTATAGGTGGATATGATACTACTACAATGCAAAGAAAAGGATTAGAATTATTAGACGAAGTATTTTTAAGTTATTCAGAATTACCAGCATTTATAGATGTTCCTGACTTTTCACATGAAGGTGATGTTGCAGCAGTTATGGCTACTAAAGCTAAAAATATGAATGGTGGAATGTTTGAGACAGTTGCTTTAATTAATGCACCATTAGATAAAAAATATGATGAATTATTAAAATGGAAAGATGATAGTAATATATTAGATAATGATCAAATTATTTTATATGGTAAATTAACGCTTGCTGGTAATTATTATAATCATTCAACACATTATGCTGCTTTATCATTATTAGTAGATAAAGAAAATGATGGTGTACCATGTCAGACACCATCAAATTATATGTATAAATGTGATGGCATGGTTTGGAAAGGTAAAGAAGGATATGAAAATTTAAGATTAGATAAAGAAAATCAAGCTAATTTTTTAAATAAAAATGGTATAGTAACGGCTATAAATTTTAAAGGTTGGAGATGTTGGGGGTCTGAAACTGCTAAAAATCCATTGGCAACAGATCCTAAAGATAAGTTTGTATATACTAGAAGAATGTTTAAATATATAGGAAATGAATTAGTTATTACTTATTTTGATACAGTAGATAAGAAATTTACTAGAAAACTTGCAGAAACTGTTACTAAATCTATAAATATTAGATTAAATTCATTTGTACCTAATAAATTATTAGAGGCAAAAGCTGAAATTTCTAAAGAAGATAACGGTTTAATAAATACAATAAATGGTGATATTACTTGGATAATAAAATTAGGAATAATTCCATCGTTAAAATCAATGACATTTAAGAAAAAATATGATGTAGATGTTTTAACAAATTTTGCAAAAGGAATAAGTAAATAG
- a CDS encoding major capsid protein produces the protein MLGITLKALFLVINQMEKPKTFLYDTFFGDRETTDKQKIIVEYSNGRRLMAPVVSRFVPGQEMPKETFSGKFYEPHKIAPMRTFTADEFAFERIAGQNPFSNSDPETKKAKLIAQTLEEQQTQISRRLENMAASVLYNLEINVEGDSIIDKVQYYDTSNTEHHVTIATKWDQANANPLEDIKTALRNISENGGSRPNIIVLDPVASDLLQKNSKFMEQLNTRRYDIATIKPEYVSIDGVIYLGSIPSLGVDLIEYQEYYDYIDNDGATKTKSVIPEGTVLLAPINNKVKFAAESSIKDGLLEGEFIPRVTEDELNDKITLRTISKPILIPRNTKSIKVLKVK, from the coding sequence ATGTTAGGAATAACTTTAAAAGCTTTATTTTTAGTAATAAATCAAATGGAAAAACCCAAAACATTTTTATATGATACATTCTTTGGAGATAGAGAAACAACAGATAAACAAAAAATAATTGTAGAATATTCAAATGGAAGAAGATTAATGGCTCCAGTAGTAAGTAGATTTGTTCCAGGACAAGAAATGCCTAAAGAAACATTTAGCGGGAAATTTTATGAACCTCATAAGATAGCACCAATGAGAACATTTACTGCTGATGAATTTGCTTTTGAAAGAATTGCAGGACAAAATCCTTTCTCAAATTCTGATCCAGAAACAAAAAAGGCTAAATTAATTGCACAAACACTTGAAGAACAACAGACACAAATATCAAGAAGATTAGAAAATATGGCTGCCTCAGTATTGTATAATTTAGAAATAAATGTAGAAGGAGATAGTATTATAGATAAAGTTCAATATTATGACACTTCAAATACAGAACATCATGTAACAATAGCTACTAAATGGGATCAAGCAAATGCTAATCCTTTAGAAGATATAAAAACTGCATTAAGAAATATATCAGAAAATGGTGGAAGTAGACCAAATATTATAGTATTAGATCCTGTTGCATCAGATTTATTACAAAAAAATAGTAAATTTATGGAACAGTTAAATACAAGAAGATATGATATAGCAACAATTAAACCTGAATATGTTTCTATTGACGGAGTAATATATTTAGGTTCAATACCTTCTTTAGGTGTAGATTTAATAGAGTATCAAGAATATTATGATTATATAGATAATGATGGTGCAACAAAAACAAAATCAGTTATACCAGAAGGAACTGTACTTTTGGCACCAATTAACAATAAAGTTAAATTTGCTGCTGAGAGTTCAATAAAAGATGGATTATTAGAAGGTGAATTTATACCTAGAGTAACAGAGGATGAATTAAATGATAAAATAACTTTAAGAACTATATCAAAACCTATTCTAATACCTAGAAATACAAAATCAATTAAAGTTTTAAAAGTAAAATAG
- a CDS encoding phage tail protein produces MIKLEYDVESTVKEFEKAPKELKKAISFAINRTLVMVKTRQLKSATDEYSVKRKDLSKNLNLKKSTTSTLNGVINVVGSPLGLDHFKLVPRFRSKNKVVRAAVKRGATKVLPNAFIAYHNGFLGAFSRVGKSSLPIKRLKGPSAPQMLGGSTIIEKLQGFAESKLKERLEHEIRRLIK; encoded by the coding sequence ATGATAAAGTTAGAATATGATGTAGAATCAACTGTTAAAGAGTTTGAAAAAGCGCCTAAAGAACTTAAAAAAGCAATATCTTTTGCAATAAATAGGACTTTAGTTATGGTTAAAACTAGACAATTAAAAAGTGCAACAGATGAATATTCTGTTAAAAGAAAGGATTTATCTAAAAACTTAAATTTGAAAAAGTCCACAACTTCAACTTTAAATGGAGTAATAAATGTTGTGGGCTCTCCTTTGGGGCTTGATCATTTTAAGTTAGTACCTAGATTTAGAAGCAAGAATAAAGTTGTAAGGGCCGCTGTTAAAAGGGGAGCTACTAAAGTCTTGCCTAATGCATTTATAGCATATCATAATGGTTTTTTAGGTGCATTTAGTAGGGTAGGTAAATCAAGTTTACCCATTAAAAGATTAAAAGGTCCTTCTGCTCCACAAATGTTAGGAGGAAGTACAATTATTGAAAAATTGCAAGGATTTGCAGAAAGTAAACTAAAGGAAAGATTAGAACATGAGATTAGGAGATTAATTAAATGA
- a CDS encoding phage portal protein has protein sequence MNLIDKTIEIVSPTMALKRQLARQNLKKLKIMNKGYSEHGASKRKKSLQGWITSLGGPQSDIYDNKDTLVARSRDLFMGSPLARGGLERINTNVIGSGLKLKSAINSKLLGLNDIEAEEIETKIKQEFSLWADYNIEQTGLLDFYQVQDLVFLTTMLNGECFIHLSYFETPNTPYSLKLNVIEPDRIATPKDKKNDKTIVNGIKIDKNGRIEGYYILDNHPNDSSVFSLNSNENYKYIPIYGSEGQLNIIHLALLERPNQIRGVPILAPVIESLKQLDRYTDAELMSAVISSMLTVFIESSGPEQGSLGEFGNINEEDRIDTSGDNLELGSGAILELNPGEHVNTVNPARPNSQFEPFMTAIIRQIGSSIGVPYELLIMHFTSSYSASRAALLEAWKTFRKRREWLSRKFCQVVYEEWLRHAFLINRLDLPKYEEDYLIKKAYSNATWNGPSQGQIDPLKEVNAAIKRIDNGLSTRSRETAELNGGDFEQNVRILSKEQKILIEKEVKISNEEKNDVLEFNQE, from the coding sequence ATGAATTTAATTGATAAAACTATTGAAATAGTTAGCCCTACAATGGCTTTAAAACGACAGTTAGCTAGACAGAATTTAAAAAAATTAAAAATAATGAATAAGGGATATAGCGAACATGGAGCTAGTAAAAGAAAAAAATCATTGCAAGGTTGGATTACTTCTTTAGGTGGTCCACAAAGTGATATTTATGATAATAAAGATACCTTAGTAGCAAGATCTAGAGACTTATTTATGGGTTCTCCATTAGCAAGAGGAGGACTTGAAAGAATAAACACTAATGTTATTGGGTCAGGATTAAAATTAAAATCAGCTATAAATAGTAAACTTTTGGGATTAAATGATATAGAAGCTGAAGAAATAGAAACAAAAATAAAACAAGAATTTTCATTGTGGGCTGACTATAACATAGAACAGACAGGATTATTAGATTTTTATCAAGTTCAAGATTTAGTTTTTTTAACTACAATGTTAAATGGTGAATGTTTTATACATTTAAGCTATTTTGAAACACCAAATACACCATATTCATTAAAATTAAATGTAATAGAACCTGATAGAATTGCAACTCCAAAAGATAAGAAAAATGATAAAACAATTGTAAATGGAATAAAAATTGATAAGAATGGAAGAATTGAAGGATACTATATTTTAGATAATCATCCAAATGATTCTTCTGTTTTTAGTTTAAATTCAAATGAAAATTATAAATATATACCAATATATGGTAGTGAAGGACAACTTAATATTATACATTTAGCATTATTAGAAAGACCAAATCAAATTAGAGGAGTTCCTATATTAGCACCTGTAATAGAAAGTTTAAAACAATTAGATAGATATACAGATGCAGAATTAATGAGTGCAGTAATTAGTTCTATGTTAACAGTTTTTATTGAAAGTTCAGGACCAGAACAAGGAAGTCTTGGAGAGTTTGGAAATATAAATGAAGAAGACAGAATTGATACTAGTGGAGATAATTTAGAATTAGGTTCGGGAGCTATACTTGAATTAAATCCAGGAGAGCATGTTAATACAGTAAATCCTGCAAGACCAAATTCTCAATTTGAACCATTTATGACAGCTATTATAAGACAAATTGGTAGTTCTATAGGCGTACCATATGAATTATTAATTATGCATTTTACAAGTAGTTATTCTGCAAGTAGAGCTGCATTATTAGAAGCATGGAAAACTTTTAGAAAAAGACGTGAATGGTTATCTCGTAAATTTTGTCAAGTTGTTTATGAAGAATGGTTAAGACATGCATTTTTAATTAATAGATTAGATTTACCAAAATATGAAGAAGATTATTTAATTAAAAAAGCTTATTCAAATGCAACATGGAATGGACCAAGTCAAGGTCAAATAGACCCATTGAAAGAGGTTAATGCAGCGATTAAAAGAATTGATAATGGTTTATCTACAAGAAGTAGAGAAACTGCTGAATTAAATGGTGGAGATTTTGAACAAAATGTTAGAATTTTATCAAAAGAACAAAAGATATTAATTGAAAAGGAGGTGAAAATATCAAATGAAGAAAAAAATGATGTTTTGGAATTTAATCAAGAATGA
- a CDS encoding head maturation protease, ClpP-related, whose translation MKKKMMFWNLIKNEKEANLFIYGEIGESSWTGEGVTSKEIARQLSSLENIDTINVHINSAGGSVTHAVAISNLLKQSKLKTIAYIDGIAASAATIITSSCDIVRMPKNAIFMIHNPSTFVVGETKDMEKAIEILEKMKDNIIETYLSKTKLSKEELSDLMDKETWLNSEEAKKYGFIDEIVDDDIDLEIKDNCIISNNLVFNKTKNIKNKEEVIMTKEELLEKYPNIYNEILNEGVEKGVIQERNRIKEIDDLGIIDEIVTNAKFVDIKNAKDVSFEILKNKKILSSDKLTNIISEGKPIILDKEKSENIDTDEIKADLILNQLKGVKK comes from the coding sequence ATGAAGAAAAAAATGATGTTTTGGAATTTAATCAAGAATGAAAAGGAGGCTAACTTATTTATTTATGGAGAGATAGGAGAATCTAGTTGGACTGGAGAAGGAGTAACATCAAAAGAGATTGCTAGGCAATTATCTAGTTTAGAAAATATTGATACTATAAATGTCCATATAAATTCAGCTGGAGGTAGTGTTACTCATGCTGTAGCAATTTCTAATTTATTAAAACAATCTAAATTAAAAACTATAGCTTATATAGATGGAATTGCAGCAAGTGCTGCTACAATAATAACTAGTTCATGTGATATTGTTAGAATGCCTAAGAATGCTATTTTCATGATACACAACCCTAGTACATTTGTAGTTGGAGAAACTAAGGATATGGAAAAAGCTATAGAAATATTAGAAAAGATGAAAGATAATATAATTGAAACATATTTATCTAAGACAAAATTATCTAAAGAAGAGTTATCGGATTTAATGGATAAAGAAACATGGCTAAATTCAGAAGAAGCTAAAAAATATGGATTTATAGATGAGATAGTTGATGATGATATAGATTTAGAAATAAAAGATAATTGTATAATTTCAAATAATTTAGTTTTTAATAAAACTAAAAATATTAAAAACAAGGAGGAAGTAATAATGACTAAAGAAGAATTATTAGAAAAATACCCTAATATTTATAATGAAATATTAAATGAAGGTGTAGAAAAAGGTGTAATTCAAGAAAGAAATAGAATAAAAGAAATAGATGATTTAGGTATTATAGATGAAATAGTAACAAATGCAAAGTTTGTAGATATTAAAAATGCAAAAGATGTATCTTTTGAAATATTAAAAAATAAAAAAATATTATCTTCAGATAAATTGACTAATATAATTTCAGAAGGTAAGCCTATAATTTTAGATAAAGAAAAATCAGAAAATATAGACACAGATGAAATAAAAGCTGATTTAATTTTAAATCAATTAAAAGGAGTGAAGAAATAA